In Nothobranchius furzeri strain GRZ-AD chromosome 19, NfurGRZ-RIMD1, whole genome shotgun sequence, the following are encoded in one genomic region:
- the stmnd1 gene encoding stathmin domain-containing protein 1, producing MGCGSSSSTAVHPLTNGTKYEAGSKPCIRGDSAVSKVTTDSGVVMENRDIPVLPAAVPNELPPPSHECIEESEADTATPKAASTGENAVQERPKSSEILEELLSQGIIPMGESREKDGGASFSIMLKDTEGVTRRPPARLESLKTQKSESVHSREEIDERMRLVEERRKLLEDERRASLRTKSARVRRRAPVSPISEDEESSRSPLPQTPREATEGVEWVRETGAVGREEAGSVGEKVGIKEEEVTHVEELKAGGLLTASGELKNDSSFQHEDGEDTF from the exons ATGGGATGCGGAAGCTCCTCCAGCACCGCGGTCCACCCGCTCACGAACGGAACCAAG TACGAGGCGGGAAGTAAACCCTGCATCCGTGGTGACTCGGCCGTGTCAAAGGTCACCACAGACAGCGGTGTGGTGATGGAGAACAGAGACATCCCAGTGTTACCTGCAGCTGTGCCCAACGAACTCCCTCCTCCGTCACATGAGTGCATCGAAGAAAGCGAGGCTGACACAGCTACACCAAAGG CTGCTTCTACGGGGGAGAACGCTGTTCAGGAGAGACCAAAGTCCAGCGAGATCCTGGAGGAGCTGCTGAGTCAGGGGATCATCCCGATGGGAGAGAGCAGGGAGAAAGATGGAGGAGCTTCGTTTAGCATCATG CTGAAGGACACTGAAGGCGTCACACGAAGGCCTCCTGCCAGGCTGGAGTCTCTGAAGACCCAAAAGTCTGAAAGTGTGCACAGCAGAGAAGAAATAGATGAGAGGATGAGGCTGGTGGAGGAGAGACGCAAG CTCCTGGAAGACGAGCGCAGGGCATCTTTAAGGACGAAGTCTGCACGTGTTCGACGACGCGCTCCCGTCTCCCCCATCAGCGAAGACGAGGAGTCCTCGCGCTCACCTCTCCCGCAGACACCCCGAGAGGCCACCGAAGGGGTAGAGTGGGTCAGAGAGACAGGAGCTGTCGGCAGAGAGGAGGCGGGGAGCGTGGGGGAGAAGGTTGGCATTAAAGAGGAGGAGGTGACCCATGTGGAGGAGCTGAAGGCAGGTGGACTCCTCACCGCCTCAGGAGAGCTGAAGAATGATTCCAGCTTCCAGCATGAAGACGGAGAGGACACTTTTTAG
- the rbm24a gene encoding RNA-binding protein 24 — MHTTQKDTTYTKIFVGGLPYHTTDSSLRKYFEVFGEIEEAVVITDRQTGKSRGYGFVTMADRSAADRACKDPNPIIDGRKANVNLAYLGAKPRVMQPGFAFGVPQIHPAFIQRPYGIPTHYVYPQAFVQPSVVIPHVQPAAAAPATASSPYIDYTGAAYAQYSAATSAAATMAYDQYPYAASPAAAGYMATTGYGFAVQQPLATAAPGSAAAAAAAFGQYQAQQLQADRMQ, encoded by the exons ATGCACACCACGCAAAAGGACACAACCTACACGAAGATTTTCGTCGGGGGTCTTCCCTACCACACCACGGACTCAAGTCTCAGGAAGTATTTCGAAGTTTTTGGCGAGATCGAAGAAGCGGTGGTTATTACCGACAGGCAGACCGGAAAGTCCAGAGGTTATGGCTTT GTCACAATGGCCGACCGCTCTGCCGCAGACCGGGCATGTAAGGACCCCAACCCGATCATCGATGGCAGGAAGGCTAACGTTAACCTAGCTTACCTGGGGGCCAAGCCTCGTGTGATGCAGCCAG GTTTTGCCTTTGGCGTTCCCCAGATTCACCCGGCGTTTATCCAGAGGCCTTATGG CATCCCGACTCATTATGTGTACCCTCAGGCCTTCGTTCAGCCCAGCGTGGTCATCCCTCACGTGCAACCTGCAGCTGCCGCGCCTGCCACCGCCTCCTCTCCGTACATCGACTACACCGGAGCTGCTTACGCTCAGTACTCTGCAGCCACCAGCGCAGCAGCCACCATGGCCTATGACCAGTATCCGTACGCCGCCTCCCCAGCTGCCGCGGGCTACATGGCCACCACCGGTTACGGCTTCGCAGTCCAGCAACCGTTAGCCACAGCCGCCCCGGGATCTGCAGCCGCTGCAGCCGCCGCCTTCGGCCAGTACCAGGCTCAGCAGCTGCAGGCCGACCGCATGCAATGA